From one Dama dama isolate Ldn47 chromosome 4, ASM3311817v1, whole genome shotgun sequence genomic stretch:
- the CAPNS2 gene encoding calpain small subunit 2, whose translation MFLAKALLEGANQGLGQALGGLLGGGDQRRGGGNIGGIVGGIVNFISEAAAAQYTPEPPPTQQHFTNVEANESEEVRRFRQQFVQLAGPDMQVGATDLMNIINKVLSKHKDLKSDGFSLDTCRSIVSVMDSDTTGKLGFEEFKYLWNNIKKWQCVYKQYDRDQSGFLGSSQLRGALQAAGFQLNEQLYQMIVRRYAEEDGSMDFNNFISCLVRLDAMFRAFKSLDRDADGLIQVSIQEWLQLTMYS comes from the coding sequence ATGTTTCTTGCAAAGGCTCTATTGGAAGGAGCAAATCAAGGTCTTGGACAAGCCCTTGGAGGCCTTCTTGGAGGAGGCGatcagagaagaggaggagggaataTTGGAGGAATAGTTGGAGGAATTGTGAATTTTATCAGTGAAGCTGCGGCTGCTCAGTATACCCCAGAACCACCACCCACTCAGCAACATTTCACCAATGTGGAGGCCAATGAAAGTGAGGAAGTTAGGCGTTTTCGGCAACAGTTTGTTCAGCTGGCTGGACCAGACATGCAGGTGGGTGCTACTGACCTGATGAATATTATCAACAAAGTCCTTTCTAAGCACAAGGATCTGAAGTCTGACGGCTTTAGTCTTGACACCTGCCGGAGCATTGTATCTGTCATGGACAGTGACACGACTGGGAAGCTGGGCTTTGAAGAATTTAAGTATCTCTGGAACAACATCAAGAAATGGCAGTGTGTGTACAAGCAGTATGACAGGGACCAATCGGGGTTTCTGGGAAGTTCTCAGCTTCGTGGGGCTCTGCAGGCAGCAGGCTTCCAGCTAAATGAGCAACTTTACCAAATGATTGTCCGCCGATACGCTGAGGAGGATGGAAGTATGGACTTTAACAACTTCATCAGCTGCCTGGTTCGCCTGGATGCCATGTTCCGTGCCTTCAAATCCCTGGATAGAGATGCAGATGGCCTGATTCAGGTTTCTATCCAAGAGTGGCTGCAGCTGACCATGTATTCCTGA